Proteins encoded in a region of the Bacteroidota bacterium genome:
- the tilS gene encoding tRNA lysidine(34) synthetase TilS translates to MLERFKSYIIQNKLFNSEDKILLTVSGGMDSVAMCELFQQAAYNFGIAHCNFKLRGEESDGDALFVKELADKYKVPFFYIEFDTNQIEKERGISTQMAARDLRYEWFEKLRSENGYHKIATGHHQDDQLETFFINLLRGTGISGLHGIRAMQGNLIRPLLFTTRKEIAVFIEKSQLTYREDSSNASDKYLRNKIRHHLLTVLEDIDPAYLNTFDANMKRFREAEEIYTSQINKTREKLLIEHHNEYSISIHELEKLRPISTYLYELIREFGFSFQTTEDIIKNLNSGSGSQFYSDTHHLIKDRTQLMIRALKKEAEKEFFISDRTKKIEKPICLNLSSFAKDSTFEFSTEKHVASLDQGKLTFPLSIRKWKKGDYFFPLGSNFKKKLSDYFIDQKFSLFEKEDSWLLCSGDDIVWIIGHQIDNRFKITSKTKNILQIEYSAE, encoded by the coding sequence ATGCTGGAAAGATTTAAATCTTACATTATACAGAATAAGCTCTTTAATTCAGAGGATAAAATCCTGCTGACAGTTAGTGGTGGCATGGATTCTGTAGCTATGTGCGAGTTATTTCAACAGGCTGCTTATAATTTCGGGATAGCACACTGCAATTTTAAATTGAGGGGCGAGGAGTCGGATGGAGATGCACTATTTGTTAAAGAACTGGCTGATAAATATAAAGTTCCTTTCTTCTATATCGAATTTGACACCAATCAAATTGAGAAGGAGCGAGGAATTTCAACGCAAATGGCTGCCAGGGACTTACGATACGAGTGGTTCGAGAAACTTCGGTCAGAAAATGGTTATCACAAAATTGCCACGGGTCATCATCAGGACGATCAGCTTGAAACTTTTTTTATTAACCTATTGCGTGGAACAGGTATTTCAGGCTTGCACGGGATCAGGGCCATGCAAGGAAATTTAATACGCCCACTGCTCTTTACAACACGGAAGGAAATTGCCGTATTTATTGAAAAATCTCAATTAACATATCGCGAAGACTCATCCAATGCCTCTGATAAATACTTACGCAATAAAATCAGACATCATTTGTTGACGGTTTTGGAAGATATTGATCCTGCCTATTTGAATACTTTTGATGCAAATATGAAACGCTTCAGAGAAGCAGAAGAAATTTATACATCGCAAATAAATAAAACGAGAGAAAAATTACTGATAGAGCATCACAATGAATATTCAATTTCAATTCATGAACTTGAAAAACTTCGACCCATTTCAACTTATTTATATGAACTGATCCGTGAATTTGGATTTAGCTTTCAAACAACTGAGGATATCATTAAAAATTTGAACAGTGGATCGGGGAGTCAATTTTATTCAGATACACACCATTTGATTAAAGATAGAACTCAGTTGATGATCAGAGCCTTGAAAAAGGAAGCAGAAAAAGAATTTTTTATATCCGACAGGACAAAAAAAATAGAAAAGCCAATTTGTTTAAATCTCAGCAGTTTTGCTAAAGATTCAACTTTTGAATTTTCAACAGAAAAGCACGTCGCGAGTCTCGACCAGGGAAAATTGACTTTTCCTTTAAGCATCCGTAAATGGAAAAAAGGAGATTATTTTTTTCCTTTGGGAAGTAATTTTAAAAAGAAATTAAGCGACTATTTTATCGACCAAAAATTCTCACTTTTTGAAAAAGAGGATAGTTGGTTGTTATGCTCAGGAGATGATATCGTTTGGATTATCGGGCATCAAATCGATAACCGATTTAAAATTACTTCAAAAACAAAAAATATCCTTCAAATCGAATATAGTGCAGAATAA